GAAGGAGAACAAGGCCGCACGCACTGGCAAGCCCATCGAGGGGCCGATCTTTGCTCCCGATCAGGACTCCCTTCGCTGGTCTCGCTTCAGGGAGACCGCTCCCGAGAAGATGTTCGCTACCGTGCGCGACGAGGCATTTCCCTTCATGAAGGCCCTGGGGCAGAGAGGGGAAACCGGTGCCGAACGAGGCTCTACTTACGCGCACCACATGCGGGACGCCCTCTTCATGATGCCGACGCCCCGCGTGCTGGCGAACGTGGTGGATCA
This genomic window from Acidobacteriota bacterium contains:
- a CDS encoding type I restriction-modification system subunit M N-terminal domain-containing protein, whose translation is MITGELKARIDNIWNTMWSGGISNPLSVIEQLTYLLFIKRLDELQTLKENKAARTGKPIEGPIFAPDQDSLRWSRFRETAPEKMFATVRDEAFPFMKALGQRGETGAERGSTYAHHMRDALFMMPTPRVLANVVD